In the Alteromonas sp. M12 genome, one interval contains:
- the rluD gene encoding 23S rRNA pseudouridine(1911/1915/1917) synthase RluD, with translation MPSDPQAIKLSTDVPETLIGKRLDQALAELFPDYSRSRLKEWILAGSVSLNGTVCDKPREKVFGGEQVSIDATLQVQENHVAQDIELNIVYEDEHILVINKPTDLVVHPGAGNADGTILNALLSHAPEVASVPRAGIVHRLDKDTTGLMVVAKTVPAQTHLVEQLQAREISREYEAVVYGTMVAGGIVDAPIGRHPTKRTSMAVRETGKPAVTHYRIKQKYRAHTHLRLKLETGRTHQIRVHMSHLRYPLVGDVLYGGRPRLPKACSEDMINMLRGFKRQALHAIQLELSHPTTGEWMSWQAPLPDDMVELLSVLKEDTKEHGFADD, from the coding sequence ATGCCCAGCGATCCTCAAGCGATAAAACTCTCTACAGATGTACCAGAAACATTAATTGGTAAACGGTTAGATCAAGCTTTAGCCGAATTGTTCCCTGATTATTCACGATCTCGCTTAAAAGAATGGATTTTAGCCGGAAGTGTCAGTCTAAATGGGACTGTGTGCGATAAACCAAGAGAAAAAGTATTTGGTGGTGAGCAAGTATCCATAGACGCCACGTTGCAGGTGCAAGAAAATCATGTGGCGCAAGATATCGAATTAAATATAGTGTATGAAGACGAACATATATTAGTGATTAACAAACCAACGGATCTTGTTGTTCATCCTGGAGCCGGAAATGCAGACGGCACAATATTAAACGCTCTGCTTAGCCACGCACCAGAGGTCGCTAGTGTTCCAAGAGCTGGTATTGTTCATCGCCTCGACAAAGATACAACAGGCCTTATGGTCGTTGCCAAAACAGTTCCTGCCCAGACTCATTTGGTTGAACAACTTCAAGCTCGCGAAATTAGTCGAGAATATGAAGCTGTGGTCTATGGCACTATGGTCGCTGGTGGTATCGTTGATGCTCCGATTGGGCGACATCCGACTAAACGTACCAGTATGGCTGTCCGTGAAACCGGTAAACCAGCGGTCACTCATTATCGTATTAAACAGAAATATCGCGCCCATACGCACCTAAGACTAAAATTAGAAACCGGCCGTACCCACCAAATTCGCGTCCATATGTCCCATTTGCGATATCCGTTAGTTGGAGATGTGTTATATGGCGGCAGACCACGTTTACCTAAAGCCTGTTCTGAAGATATGATTAACATGTTAAGAGGATTTAAACGCCAAGCATTGCACGCTATTCAATTGGAACTATCTCATCCTACAACAGGGGAGTGGATGAGTTGGCAGGCTCCTTTACCAGATGACATGGTGGAACTACTATCTGTTCTCAAAGAAGATACCAAGGAACATGGATTTGCCGATGACTGA
- the pgeF gene encoding peptidoglycan editing factor PgeF, with protein MTEAVLSSPIRTPHWTLPEGVKAFYTTRKMGVSQPPYESNNLAMHVGDNPADVQFNRDALPCADSVAWLTQVHGIRCIRITKDYFLPLEVAKADASFTTERKSVCAVMTADCMPILVANTAGTCVAAIHAGWRGLANGIIENTIAAMNCEPGALTVWVGPHISQRHFQVSEDLRKVFAQYPEAFVKDTEKGKYLCSLAQIAREKCHSIGVGSFVESGICTYVHHGDFYSHRYAQHHGQAQTGRFVCGIYLQ; from the coding sequence ATGACTGAAGCTGTGTTATCAAGCCCAATTCGGACGCCTCATTGGACTTTGCCTGAAGGTGTTAAGGCTTTTTATACCACACGTAAAATGGGAGTTAGCCAGCCCCCATACGAGAGTAATAATTTGGCAATGCATGTTGGCGATAATCCAGCTGATGTGCAGTTTAATCGAGATGCATTGCCATGTGCAGACTCGGTGGCTTGGTTAACGCAAGTACACGGAATTCGATGTATTCGTATTACAAAAGATTATTTTTTACCTCTAGAAGTTGCCAAAGCCGACGCCAGTTTTACCACTGAAAGAAAAAGTGTATGCGCTGTGATGACTGCTGATTGTATGCCAATTCTTGTGGCGAATACTGCCGGCACTTGTGTGGCGGCCATTCACGCTGGCTGGCGCGGTTTAGCCAATGGTATTATTGAAAACACAATTGCTGCGATGAATTGTGAGCCTGGTGCTTTGACGGTTTGGGTCGGCCCGCATATTTCGCAACGACATTTCCAAGTATCTGAGGATTTGAGGAAAGTATTTGCTCAGTATCCTGAAGCATTTGTTAAAGATACGGAAAAGGGAAAATACTTGTGTAGTTTAGCCCAAATAGCCCGTGAAAAGTGTCATTCAATAGGTGTGGGTAGTTTTGTAGAAAGTGGTATATGTACTTATGTTCATCATGGCGACTTCTACTCTCATCGGTATGCCCAACATCACGGCCAAGCTCAGACAGGTCGATTTGTATGCGGTATTTATTTACAGTAA